The sequence aagggacagcttgacctcctttgcccaggtggtaaagagggtcgccgtggacttggtgggggaaagttggagattcctcgcagtgaaaaagcgagaaaggtcggtgaggtagttgttcactttggaacacaggccatcgatgtcattgcccgacgccattatcgtgcagtcgtcaccatatgagatcagggaaactcccgctggtggttgggggagcttcgagatgtagaaattgaacagcaagggagacaggacaccaccctgcgctacgccttgctttatcttcctctgctttgatgtttgatctcgaaaaatcactgacgggtgacgaccgctcaggtagtttgcaGACCTCCTCTttagccctggcgggagtgtcgactgataaatatcaaatagtagcgtggaatggctgactgtatcgaaagcctttttcaagtccaactaggacagtcctctcgcaggggcggttttggttaagcccgcgatttatctaagcgtttatggcggtgagtgcagtggtggtgctgtgcactcgtcggaaaccgtgctgatgtggggctggggccaggtgtttcgtctagagtgggagtaggagggcttcaagagtcttcactactggggaaaggagagttatcggccgataagactccccttggttggcgggtttcccaggtttcagtagtgggaccactctccctgctttccacttgtcagggatgatgaaagtggccagggacagattgaaaacccttgtgaggaatcctactcccaggggtcccagatgcttcagcatcggCGCGTTTaagccgtcagggccaatggctttcgatgatttcgacttgttgatggtcCCTGAACCTCaccaccggagaaagtaagtggcgcactgtcgttcgtcagtttgtgcagccttctggtagcacgacgtttggttctgtcgcccggaggatgcaatatgaaAAGCCgactaaaatagctcgcgcatctcttcgggtccgacgaagtgcaaccgttaaaggtgatagccaccttgtcgttgtgcttcgtcgggtttgaCAGGGATCTagcggtggaccagagcttactcaccccagaggtgaggttacaggtattcaggtgctcaacccatttagtccgcttatgctgatttaccagttgccggatgtggtggtaggtggtcacgctcgtttgctaaactggctgcttcggctgggaaatgaggacgaatgtccttataacttccagctggaatgaagcgagccgcagcagctgtgagcaccttgcggaatgcgcgttcgcctacgcgcacatcagtggggatggtaagagcggcgaaggtgtcctcggtgaatcccatgaagccggcccaattagcttttttaaagttaaaaaagggccgatgattcgcggaaacgaagtcggcaggtctctcaatcgagacgataatgggcaaatggtctgatgcaagcgatagcataggtcgccacgttatgctatttatcagaccagcgctagcaattgttaggtcaggcgagctgctgcaattgcccactaccctggtgggggcgtcgtcgttcactgtactgaatgtcgagtcgtctatctgctctgccagttgctgtaccctacgatcatttggcaggcttgaatgccaaagatcgtgatgcgcattgaagtcacctacaaccaatcggttttcgcctctgatgagcgcacctatatcagggtgatatcctgccgagCAGCAGGTATACCCCCTGTATATATATGTtcaatatttcgagctcggaatcgcctgaccggacagctatgccttgacattctaaggtgctgtccctgcggtcgattccttcatcgataatacgatactgcacagtgtggtggactataaacgctaggccaccaccattgtctcgctcgcgatcgtgtctgtgcacgttatagccatccctggtgatcagagatgacctagcgtgcagctttgtttcttggaccgcacctattttaatactgtgccggctcataaagtcaactatctcgtcaaccttactcgtaagtccgttgcagttaaattggagaagcttgaagctttccggtgaggtcagtgtaattcggggggtgagggacgcgtggggttgtctacgttggacctgctgcgcaatccactgtggttgttgcggcctgatggtggtgggcggccgcgcctccgggggcggtagtgggtgcacagctctgcagcagggggcaacgtaggcagttgtccactcacgggtggtgcgcaggccggaacatctcggaaaatggcaccagccattgcaagaattgcactggactgataccagattccgaggtattacggcctgacacacggaacagactgtgcgggggaccaggagctgctggtttgtccccgcactggggttggagcaggaaggaaggggaggggttgaaggggagttgtgttgctccgataggctcctcaccgtggaggtgagggtagtggtggcggttggtagtgccggcctatcagggggtgtattagccgtggaggcatcagacgcctgctggcgggggcaacacgtggccacataccgtgtggaccactcccgaTGTGACTTAAGAcccgagcaggtcttaaggtggctccacccgttgcacttgttacacctaaccgaggtggagttcgggtgaagccgtttgtggccgacgcagcagtagaatacttttggcccagggttggattcgattccagctctgaggagaagtatttgtagcaggattgctgcgagagtctgctcctgtgacgtaaggggtgggatgATATGggtttcactagacagggctagtatactggggcggcagcccttggtcgctaaaaacccgagtcattccggtacgtagaaccggctgccataaTATCTTTTACTCTACTTATAATTCCCATATTCTTATTTAAGTTTTCTTGATACTTTTCCATTTTCTGGATATTCCAATTCAGCTTTGGCAATAAGCAACATTTTGACAATTTGCAGGCTCTTCCACCCAACTTCAATTTAATTGGCAAATGGTCCCACAAACTTTTAAAATGAACTTCAAAGTCTAAAATTAATCGTTGTAATACATCTTTGTTGACCATACAGTAATTTATCGTCGATTCTCCCACTTAACTGTTGAAAGTGAAATTTCCTTCGAGATCCCCTTTTGTTCTaccatttaaaacaattaatccgAAATCTTTACAAAAATCAAGGAAAATCCCACCTCTACCATTCTCTATCTGATCCTTTGAGTTTCTTATTTCGAACCATGTACTGACCCCTACCAAGTCTtggagttgttgttattgtttcccAATTCGCGCATTCATATCACCTTTTACAATAGAATGGgattaataataatatcttCTAGGCAAAgtgtaattatattatttatttctttccgCCACTCAGCTTGTCTTATATATGTGgcatataattataataataaatattggggTTAAATGGAAATCGAAAATTCTTCGAAAGGATGGATTAATGTTGAAGAGGATGGTtgcatatgtagaagtccacccGGGAAAGTCTCTGATTGCAATTCCCTtgagagtggccaggacgattcttctgcatatagtCCAagaagctcacaacttccggtcttcgcccaagtatcctctggataGCTTCTGACCATCCGTTTGAGAgagagctaatgtgagaaggcgaagcaaaccaggatatctggttgtaCTATGCGCTGGGTTTGGCAAAAACCATAGCTGCGTATTtagcacatgaagaaaattggagtataaataaaattggctccccttgggggaacctgttatccctatagggcgcgtccccaggtggtggataggggaacgcctcccagatatggaaggtaggagagtaggtctcccgcgaaccacacaggtcgaagacgtaaacttcgttaaaaaaactccctcaacccaaggtgtgatgcgacccgtgcctattgggtgggtttggcagccgggggacTAAATAAGGCTGTCTTCGtacggagccctcctgatatcaggccgcctcaggttgtaacggtggccttgccatggtatggggcgctgccatggtcGACCGGATATTTCCCCTTTATCCTCTTTGGTCACCGCGCATGGCGACATGCGCAGCTCCCTTGGcggggcaggtgaccgtacgaacCAGATGAAATGAAaccacaaaaacttaaaaattcggATGACGGGAAAACAAACACGGAACAAACGGACAAAATGACGGGAAAACATACCGACGCATCGACAGCACGGActgataaaaaaccaaaaacgcgGACAGAAATACAGGACAAGCAAACAGACAGACAGGAGGAAGCGACGGACGCACTTAAAAAACAGTCAGCCAATTGGACAAGACGTACAAGCAAGGACGAACTGAGGATGATGGGGTCACCCTCAGAGGATGAGCTCTTGGCCTCCAGCCAAGAAACAGTTGAgggcaaagctgtgggccacagtaCGTCAACAACTATAAATCAACCAACAACATCCGCTCAAGCCATGGGGCAAAAGCGTGGTAATAAAGGTCCCTCGAGGTATAAActttaccagaggtctctcgctATCCTTGGCAGGATTCGGAAAAACGAGACCGAAGGTAAAGTTCATCCCAAAGATAAGACCGACAAGGCAAGATGTCAAAAGGTGGTTGATGAATACTTGGCATTCGAAGCCGCCAACAGGACAGATGCCAAAAAACGAAACCGCTCGCATGACGAAACTGGGAAGGTaacaaagaagcacaagatATCGGATCAGGGTGCAGTTGCCTCCAAACCTATCAAGCGATTTAGTGACGTGGCACGGGACCATCTCCAAATGGCATTGGTAGACGAAACCTCTAACCGCGGAAAACCAGTGCTTGACAAATGGTCAGAGATTGAGGCACGGTTGTCTCGCATAGTCGTTGACCATGTCATGGCGAACCCGGAGGGCCAAACACTAGGTTTCGACTCGGTGGAGGTAGTCCGCGGTTACCGAGTCATTAAATGCGATGACCAATTCTCATTGCATTTCTTGACAAACGTGATTGGTAAAATCCAGAACAGCTGGGAAGGCTTGAAACTCAAGCTAATTCCGGCTAGCGAGATTCCACGaaggccgagggctcgcatctgggTACCAAACATGGAGTTTGATGCCAATCAACTAATCCCCTACCTTCAGGCGCATAATCGCTCGGTGCCGATGACCGATTGgtcgatcatcaaagcggaggctccgcaaaggCACAGCAGGTCATTCCTCCTTCTAATTACAAAAGAGAGTCTGCAACCACTGGAGAAAGTGGGAAACAAACTTCAGTTTGGGATCAGGAAGACccagctgaagatattccgttctGCAAACCCGGAAGAGGAGCAGGATGAGGTCGATGGTGCCAACGAACTGCTGACTGGCATGCAGCTAGATGACACCGAGTACGAAAAAGGAAACCAATAAACATGGGtttaaaggttgtccaaattaatctgcagcactcacggtgtgcaacggacaacctaaccgttctcctggcgGAGGAGGACGTGGACATCGCACTAATtcaggaaccctgggtgcggagcaccgaggtgaaAGGGTTCACTGGGAAAACCTACAATATCTTTTATAAACGGATAGAAGGTAATCCCAGAACATGTATTGTagctaaaaaacatttaaacacatttttaattccattatatagttcacaggatgtgacggctgttgaTGTGGAAGCCACTGACGGAGTCAGAATAACGCTTGCCTCTATATACATGCCACACGAAAGACCAGCACCGCCTGAGGAGGCTCGTAAACTTGTGCAGGAAAACCCGAACAAAACCCTGCTtctcggatgcgatgccaatGCAAGGCATGCTCTATGGGAGAGCTCCGaaacaaacgaccgaggtgagtctctttatgatttcataattaacactaacttgtcggtatgtaacaggggtaacactcccactttcacctttccaagtacggagtacttcaggggatgggaggaagtgatcgATATTACCCTAATGTCCGAAAACAGTTCAGTAAGGTTAGACAATTGGAGGGTCTCTGATAAAAGGTCTTTTTTGGATCACAGCTGGATCCTGTACGATCTGGATCTTAATGTTGATCCGCCCTTACCGTATAGAAATCCactaagaaccaactggaaaaAGTTCAGAAACATAGTCAATAAAAGGATAGGAGAGATTCCCATCCACAAAATCACTCTCACCGAAAACCTTGAGAGGAGGCTCACAACACTGGAGAAagcatttagtagggcctacaaaacgtcctgccccataatatttagtaaaaaatcccATCCcccttggtggagcagtgagctctcaaaactaagggaaaaatctagatcaacgtttaaccttAGCTACTCGACAGGAAATTGGCAATTGTACAAAGacagtcggagacagtacaagaaggcaattagggccgccaagaaagagagctggagcgaattctgttcgtcaatcgaatccaccagggattctgccAGGCTTAGCCGTGTTctgtccaaagatcattcaatggcttcttgggtcaagaggcCTGGTGGTACTTGGACAGCTACGACAGAGGAATCGCTagaacttctgctaaacacgcatttcccGGGGTGCAGCGTCCACAAAAGTGGGAggggagccaatataatccacagcacctcgcaaaaaaaaataattacaaaggagaaagttgcatgggcaattaaatccttttcaccttttaaatctccggggccagatgggatcatcccagagatgttacaggaaaccttggactgtatcctaccatggctagaggaaatttctaaagcgtgtttaaacctaggtcatattccagatagttggaaactagtcaaggtcgtcttcattccaaaaataggcaggaggggacatgaatcagcgaaagactataggccaatcagtctttcgtctttcctgttaaaaacctttgaaagacttttggatatatatcttagaagctctttggagagctctggtatatctaCTGCTCAACAtgcgtaccttaaaggcaaatctacggagacagcgcttcacgaggtaatccgaacaatagagggctctctagagaacaaacattataccatggcggcattcttggatatagaaggcgcctttaacaaagTTAGTACAAATgcgatccaacgggcgttgatagacttagaggtggacaattgcatcagtaattgggtcatctctatgctagaaaccaggatcatcaaagctaatatgggtaatatcagtataaccaagaaggtccacagaggcaccccacaggggggagtattgTCTCCACTTCTCCGGTTATGCGTTATTAGCaaagtcttaacaaaacttaatagaggtggggtaaaagcggtggcgtacgctgatgatgtggtgttaatggcgtcaggactgtgtcctaatacgatcagtgggatcatccaaagggcattaggcgagcttaactcttgggccacaggctgtGGCCCAGGTTTAAGCCCACGTAAAACAAAGcttatgcttttcaccaccagatataaggtaccaacctttaccctaccaaatattaacggacaaactctctcactatcacccagcgcaaagtacttaggggtaattctggactccaaactaagctggaaattaaatgttgaagaacgggtaaggaaggcagaaattgctttatatgcctgtaaacgtatgcttggaagaagatggggtcttcaacctaagcatacattatggctgtataagacggttatacgacctattctatcttatggttcggtagtttggtggaaggctctagagagagagtacaataccaaactactcggcagaatacaaagatcagcttgtgcaataacggtcggtgcaatcagatcatgtcctagagaggctctcaatgcccTGACACACGTTATcggggacatcggaacattgaaggtaacgaaaaagcagatgaactggcaagagggggatctgccatgaataacgctcttgcagaatcggtactcacaccattaggtgcagtcaagagcacaatttccctaaaatacctccgaatcgcagacTATAGGCggaaagtccagacgaaatgcaaaattagcagaacgcattaataagaatgaaacgacgggacgcctggagactaacggcagtcctaactggcttctggtctatcggagaacaagcagccaaaatgggtatccctcacaatacatactgtcacagttgcaaacaaccggaagGACAGAATATTAACCCTGgcccaaccgctgttcgagaatctcgaacaactatctggcttagacgttaacaacataataaggttccttaaccgcacagactggatgtaattatgctgtaaataaccgttaaacaagttggtaacgaggatgtggcaacaaaatggcgcggaagtgctagttggattctagaagaatcaccactttaaccaaccaaccaataatggaatgttttatttctttgaatatctTTTACCTAAAAAATCATCACCACTTAGCGGGCTAATTTTTGTAGTATCATTTCTTCTTAGTCAATTAATTTATAGCTGTGGAAAGAGGAATTCATTGAAGCCTCTCGCTGTtgcaattattatttgtttgagAATGTCTCCCGAATCTTTCTCTGTTACACCTAAGTTTTCCTAGGATCCTACCCAACTCAGGTAAAGGTTCTACTCTCCTCTTTATTATCAGCATTTTTAATACATGCGAAAAGTTCTACATGGATTCGAGGCCACGCACGCTGATCGCCTCATGCAAACTCAAGTTCAGATAATTCTTTCTTGAAAGGCTTTTTACATGGTGAAAACAAGTCAATTCTTGACACTCAGCAAAACTCATTTGGGCAGCgtgaaatattagaaaattacACTCTTAGTAGTGGAGAAATATTAAGTTCATTGAATCAAGGAATGGCCGTAATGAAGTCCACGTGTCTAAAACTATGTCAGTCTAGCCTAACTTATGTAAACCCCAGCAATACCACATCCAGTTACAATGCTCGATAAtgaatggataattgagagaGGAGGGAGCGGGATACAGACTCGAGTCTTTAGTgtcagtcaggctgcactgaaggccctggagaacgcaaagctaacctcaaagattgttcaagaatgtatgAGGAAGCATAATTCTGTTCATTCAAGACGGAATAAGCTTGTACCTATTCACTATCACACTGAGCCATTTCTCGGTGAGTGTCCTAGTCGAATTTTGGtctccgatgtcatgagaatgagcgAATTTTGTTCCTTTTCAGATATCTTCAGATttcccaaagaatctggaagaTTCTCAATGGACTAGCTGCCTCTGTTTCTATTCTATCTTATCTCCTTCTCTATCACTTCTctactttcctccttgactatcagtGCCATTCCATCGGTGCTTCTTggttcgaccttttcaaattttaataccGTGCTTGTGTGCATCTTGCAAACATCTTAAACATTGCACCACGGGAGGACGAATTATGTCTCGCTTGTAGTAGCAATAAGTATAGATATTTTTAAACACTCCTTTCATTTCGATAAAATTATAACAATTCCTTTGTCCTTGGTTGTAAAAACGTAGTTTTCAACGGTTTGCGGAACCGACTCGTCACTCTCGTATCTGGTTATTCTATTATAACTCGCCGTGGGTTTTACTATCCTCATTACTTTTTCGTTGAAACTTAAACATTTAATGGGTAAAATGCAAGTACTTATttcagttcaaaaaatatttttagcaaatgtatttctttttaaccaaacggtggccgccgtagccgaatgggttggtgcgtgactaccattcgcaattcagagAAAACCTAggttcgaaactcggtgaaacaccaaaattaagaatacgtttttttaatagcggtcgcccctcggcaggcaatggcaaacctccggtgtatttctgccgtgaagaagctcctcataaaaaatatctggcgttcggagtcggcttgaaactgcaggtccctccatttgtggaacaacatcaagacgcaaaccacaaatacgaggaggagctcggtcaacgACCCCAAAAAAgagtacgcgtcaattatatttatatatatatccaaAACAGTTTCCACGTGAGCTAGTTACTCACTTCGTTGCTCGATGAACGCGAATAAAAAATAGTCATAGAATTACTCTGGtaagaatattatatttagattcaaagtcaatattttgatttacaaTTGTCTTCTCTAAGTTTTAATTCATTTCATATCTGTCATCAACAGAGAGTGATTCGGAAGAATCTATTTAATCCGAATCAGAGGCaaatgaatctgaatcagactcaaatgaatctgaatcagactcaaatgaatctgaatcagaCTCAAATGAATCTGAAAAAGAGTTTAATGAATTTCTAGCATAgcgtaaagaatttttaacagAGTATAATGAATCTCCAGCAGGGTCTAATGAATCTTCAGCTGCGTCGAATGCATCGTTATCAGAGTCGAACGAATTTCCTGAGAAATATTCAGGAGACCCTATTGAATATGCAGCATTTCCATGGGCGCTTGGCCATTCGCTGATGAGTCCGATTACTGTAAatggaaattatttataatttcaaccAATTTCTCAATAATTGTTTAAATCGACACTTTACCACTAATCAGCACAAAGaagcaaacaaatttcttcaacattttgttAACACAATTTCTAACACACGATTTAGGACTGTCTGACGAAGCTTTCACAGTAAGGGGTTTTTATAGCAAACGCAGTAGCCAAAAGATACTGAAGTACTGAAGTTTTTTATCATACAATCACGTGGAACGAATTTGAGGCGTGCAGTGGAACACAGGCTTACATATAAATAGGTAGAAATAATAGTACCGTTACTATCAgcaattaatttataatattatttctaCATATGAACTCACATTCATCCGTGCACCACTCTTTTCTGTCTAGCCAACAAACTTTCCACAAGAATACCAGAGAGAAATGTGTGGAAAGTCGCCACGCCCCTCAACTAATTTCCCAGATGGGTCCAATAATAGGTAGTGGGTTTCACCCGAGGTTCCTTCACTACACTTGTGCCTCATCTTAGTGGTCAACAGTGCTACCGAGTGGGTTAGTAAATATCCAAATCTGTGGCAAATCGAAACAGAAATATGATTCAAAATAATTGGACCCCAGCGCCAATATAACGGATGCATTAAGAATACGAGTTACATCTTAAGTTCGACGATCTTCACAAGACACATTTCGCTGGGTGTAatgttgtattatttatttatctactt comes from Anastrepha ludens isolate Willacy chromosome 3, idAnaLude1.1, whole genome shotgun sequence and encodes:
- the LOC128856710 gene encoding uncharacterized protein LOC128856710 encodes the protein MLKKFVCFFVLISVIGLISEWPSAHGNAAYSIGSPEYFSGNSFDSDNDAFDAAEDSLDPAGDSLYSVKNSLRYARNSLNSFSDSFESDSDSFESDSDSFESDSDSFASDSD